Sequence from the Salinicoccus sp. Bachu38 genome:
GATCATGCTGTCACCTCTGTGTTCATTATTATTTTTGGGTATATTGGAGCCTATGGCTGTGCCGACCCCGGCTCCCAAAGCAATACCAACCGCCAGCTCGTCGATGGTAATGCCCAATAGTGCTCCAAAGAGTATGCCGAGCAGCAGTCCCGGGCTTCCATTCGATTTTTTAGCGTTATTATTGCTGTTCCGCTTCTCCTCCATGAACCACCCTTTTGAGTATGAATACAGTGTCATCATTTCTTGGAGCCCATGTTCGTAAGTACTGCCCCGAGAACTGCACCGAAGGCACTGCCAAAAGCGACGCCCAGCGCAATTTCATCGGCTGCGACACCCACAGCCGTCCCAATACCTGCACCGAGTGCAATGCCAACTCCTACGTAGGATGCATTCTTCTCCTTCTTTTGGCCATTCTGCTTATTATCCATGGAAACCATCCCCTTTGATTTCAGATATAAAGCCCACCATTCACTCAAATCATACCATATTTCACTGAAGGCTTATCCTGTAAGGCATCCGGTCATACATGATATATTTAGGTGGAAGAAATGGTTTATATTCAAGGAGGTATTCGGTCATATGATCAAAGCAGTGAATCAGATACGTGTAGAAAAAGGCAGAGTGGAGGAAGTGGCCCAACGGTTCTCGAAGGCAAAAGCGGTCCATACGTTTGATGGCTTCATCCTCATGGAAGTGCTGGTCAAGGAGAATACGGAGGAATATGATGTCATCGAAGTATGTACGACATGGGAGGACCATGCAAGCTTCGATGCCTGGAGGGAAAGCCGTGCGACGAAGAAGGCGCATGCTTCGGGCGGTTCTGAAGCGAAATCGGAAGATAACCCGATTCTTGGAGCTGAACTCTCCACCTATGAAGTGTTCGTTCAGCATCACCCGGAACAGTAAGTCGGGATTCAAATATGGTCATGAGAGCCATTCCACGATATAATGGAATGGCTTTTTTCCATTTCCCGGCCAATAATAATTAGAACTGAAGGAGAATGAATATGACTGCAGCACTGTTCCATGGCATTATTCTGGCATTCGGACTAATCCTCCCCCTCGGGGCACAAAACGTCTTCGTGTTCAATCAGGGTGCGTCACAGCCACGACTGCGGG
This genomic interval carries:
- a CDS encoding antibiotic biosynthesis monooxygenase, with amino-acid sequence MIKAVNQIRVEKGRVEEVAQRFSKAKAVHTFDGFILMEVLVKENTEEYDVIEVCTTWEDHASFDAWRESRATKKAHASGGSEAKSEDNPILGAELSTYEVFVQHHPEQ